A part of Desulfotomaculum nigrificans DSM 574 genomic DNA contains:
- a CDS encoding DeoR/GlpR family DNA-binding transcription regulator: MLPAERRNYIMDILRKEGKVEIDSLAVKLGVSPMTVRRDLAILEEQGVAYRTHGGAVLHNGLVGEVPYTHKETSHIEEKRRIGQEAATLIKDGQVIILDSGTTTREIVRGIKNLNDLTVITNDLKIALELSETTDFKVFCTGGLVQNRLGAMLGSTGENFLAGIRVDITFLGASAIDLKWGMTSPNLDKASMKKKMMAAADRVVLVADHTKFGKKSFAQIAPVEEVDLLITDRGLDQSVLKQIIKLGVQTRVV, encoded by the coding sequence ATGTTGCCGGCAGAGCGCAGAAATTACATCATGGATATCCTTAGAAAGGAGGGGAAAGTCGAGATAGATTCTCTGGCAGTAAAATTAGGTGTTTCCCCCATGACGGTTCGGCGGGATCTGGCCATATTAGAGGAGCAGGGTGTTGCCTATCGTACCCACGGAGGGGCAGTACTGCATAATGGATTGGTAGGGGAAGTGCCGTACACACATAAAGAAACCTCCCATATTGAAGAGAAGCGCCGGATTGGACAAGAGGCAGCCACTTTAATTAAAGATGGTCAGGTGATTATTCTGGATTCCGGTACCACCACCAGGGAAATTGTCAGGGGGATTAAAAACCTCAATGATTTGACCGTCATCACCAATGACCTAAAAATAGCCCTGGAGCTTAGCGAAACCACCGATTTTAAGGTATTTTGTACCGGTGGCCTGGTACAAAACCGCTTGGGTGCCATGCTGGGTTCTACCGGGGAGAATTTTCTAGCCGGTATCAGAGTGGATATCACCTTTCTGGGGGCATCCGCCATTGACCTTAAATGGGGAATGACCAGTCCCAATTTAGATAAAGCAAGTATGAAGAAAAAAATGATGGCTGCCGCGGACAGGGTTGTGCTGGTGGCGGACCACACTAAATTTGGCAAAAAGTCCTTTGCCCAGATTGCTCCGGTTGAGGAAGTGGATCTGCTGATTACCGACCGGGGATTAGACCAATCTGTTTTGAAGCAAATTATAAAATTAGGAGTACAGACCCGGGTTGTTTAA
- a CDS encoding ferritin family protein, protein MDAHNQLVAGLKAALIDERTTAVFYAQMRDISRNYAGVEAFAEARKDELDHAREITELLEDLTGVTPPEAAQPVTPPSFGDYCQGLARAIQGERHAFMEYSNLINISPFARVNKALDEIRSDEEVHLAKFCKLYEIMCQANYYQTQQVNDPAVEKK, encoded by the coding sequence ATGGATGCACATAACCAACTGGTTGCCGGATTAAAGGCAGCCCTGATTGATGAACGGACCACGGCGGTATTCTATGCCCAAATGCGTGATATTTCCAGAAACTATGCCGGTGTCGAAGCCTTTGCTGAAGCCCGTAAGGATGAATTGGATCATGCCAGGGAAATAACCGAATTACTGGAAGATTTAACCGGAGTTACACCACCGGAGGCAGCACAACCGGTTACTCCCCCGTCCTTTGGAGATTACTGTCAGGGGCTGGCCAGAGCCATACAAGGAGAGCGCCATGCCTTCATGGAATACTCAAATCTAATCAATATTTCTCCCTTTGCAAGGGTAAATAAAGCCCTGGATGAGATTAGAAGTGACGAAGAAGTGCACCTGGCTAAGTTTTGTAAATTATATGAAATAATGTGTCAAGCCAACTATTATCAAACCCAACAGGTAAATGATCCTGCCGTAGAAAAGAAATAA
- a CDS encoding methyl-accepting chemotaxis protein: MKLKIGVKIGLGFGIMLGLIILLSANSFLSLKTAKENIENMDLASQRLILGLKINNEFTSAVSAIRGYIAYGDNKYLQQLDKASQQTIDLENQLLRIARTEKKQNVQNLIKATSQWRDQIQASLVPVVKEMQQEMAAGNHARAEQLRAESVLVARQIIPLAEQVSSMSGTVVIENEDIFKQNLNSSELTANQVMRVSLIISLLAVIIGIVLAVLITRMVRKPIQQMLAGAVKCADGNFQDSIEVRSTDELGELATALNQMQANFREVIQRLKDSSAHLKDASEQLASQAEQTSSGATATAATMNEIATTVENMAENTQAVSEKANLASTHADQGQQGIQLITDQMNEMAAASGQVGTSINNLNAALAKIGQFVEVITTIAEQTNLLALNAAIEAARAGEAGKGFAVVAEEVRKLAEQSAKSTEEIRQLIGDINQYAQQSVDAMNAGAEKVAQGNRVVSDVGQNFINIIQAVQELSGQVQSMAASAQQVSAGVQNVAATTEEQTAAMEEVASAAASLNQLADELNSLVDKFKI; the protein is encoded by the coding sequence TTGAAACTAAAAATCGGGGTCAAAATTGGTCTGGGATTCGGAATTATGTTGGGGTTAATTATTTTGTTAAGCGCCAACTCATTTTTATCGTTGAAAACAGCTAAAGAAAATATTGAAAATATGGATTTAGCCAGTCAGCGATTAATCCTGGGTTTAAAAATTAATAATGAATTTACCTCAGCGGTGTCAGCTATCAGGGGCTACATCGCCTACGGTGACAATAAATATCTTCAGCAACTTGACAAAGCATCCCAACAAACCATTGATTTAGAAAACCAATTGCTCCGGATAGCCCGGACGGAGAAAAAACAAAATGTGCAAAACCTTATCAAGGCCACCTCGCAGTGGCGGGATCAAATTCAAGCTTCGCTGGTACCGGTGGTAAAGGAAATGCAGCAGGAAATGGCCGCCGGGAATCACGCCAGAGCCGAACAATTGAGGGCAGAGAGCGTTCTTGTTGCCCGCCAGATTATTCCACTGGCTGAGCAGGTTTCATCCATGTCCGGTACGGTGGTTATTGAAAATGAAGATATTTTTAAGCAAAACCTGAATTCTTCTGAACTAACTGCCAATCAAGTTATGCGGGTTTCTCTCATTATCAGCCTGCTGGCCGTCATCATTGGCATAGTTTTAGCAGTGCTAATCACCAGAATGGTACGTAAACCCATTCAACAAATGTTGGCCGGGGCGGTTAAATGTGCAGATGGCAATTTTCAGGATAGTATTGAGGTTAGATCAACCGATGAGCTGGGTGAGTTAGCCACCGCCCTTAACCAGATGCAGGCCAACTTCCGGGAGGTCATTCAAAGATTAAAGGATTCCTCCGCTCATTTAAAAGATGCCAGTGAACAACTAGCTTCCCAGGCAGAGCAAACATCATCCGGGGCCACCGCCACGGCTGCCACCATGAATGAAATTGCCACTACGGTGGAAAATATGGCCGAAAATACCCAGGCGGTTTCTGAAAAGGCCAATTTAGCCTCTACTCATGCCGATCAGGGGCAGCAGGGAATTCAGTTAATTACCGACCAAATGAATGAAATGGCCGCTGCCAGCGGGCAAGTTGGTACTTCAATTAATAATCTTAACGCCGCCCTCGCCAAAATTGGCCAATTTGTAGAGGTAATTACCACCATCGCGGAACAGACCAATCTATTGGCTCTTAACGCTGCCATTGAAGCAGCCAGAGCCGGCGAAGCAGGCAAGGGCTTTGCCGTAGTGGCCGAAGAAGTTAGAAAACTGGCTGAACAATCGGCCAAGTCCACCGAGGAAATACGTCAATTGATCGGAGATATAAATCAATATGCCCAGCAGTCAGTGGATGCTATGAATGCCGGTGCCGAGAAAGTTGCGCAGGGCAATCGCGTTGTAAGTGATGTGGGCCAGAACTTTATCAACATTATCCAGGCGGTGCAGGAACTGTCCGGCCAGGTGCAAAGCATGGCAGCCTCGGCCCAGCAAGTAAGTGCCGGGGTACAAAATGTGGCCGCCACCACCGAGGAACAAACCGCAGCCATGGAAGAAGTGGCTTCAGCCGCCGCCAGTCTTAATCAATTGGCAGATGAGCTTAACAGTTTGGTGGATAAGTTTAAAATATAG
- a CDS encoding aldehyde ferredoxin oxidoreductase family protein, translating to MNKILRVNMKELTVKAEPTRKEYQFLGGRALIARLLLDEVKPACEPLGRHNKLIFAPGLLGGSKVPSSGRISIGGKSPLTGGIKESNGGGVVGLKLGRLGYKAVIIEEIPRNEEKYLLKITADGAELIPAGEYWGLGVYQTAALLRQQFGDKVAVSCIGPAGEKKLAAAGIANTDTNGVPSRYSGRGGLGAVMGAKGIKAVIIDDSNSGAGEPANPEQYKEALQQYSRILKESPVIKTYTDYGTAAMVQVTNAIGGLPTRNFTTGHFEGAEKISGEALRETILSRQGKTRHNCMPGCLIGCSNVYVDAAGKEIVSPLEYETIALMGSNLDIHDLDAIARLNYLCNDYGLDTIETGAALGVAMAGGVIPFGDKQGAINLVHEIGKGTILGRVLGMGAQIAGKVLGVINVPAVKGQAMAAYDPRAIKGVGVTYATSPMGADHTAGNTVRNQVDHHSAQGQVELSAKSQYTVPVYDALGLCLFTSAGIGASPEVLCQLVNAQLGTDFTPETLFKMAADTVKWEREFNQQAGFTKYDDRLPEYFYETPNPATNTVFDVSDEEMDQVHK from the coding sequence ATGAACAAAATCTTACGTGTCAATATGAAGGAACTAACTGTGAAAGCGGAACCAACCAGGAAAGAATACCAATTTCTTGGCGGCCGGGCCCTGATTGCCAGACTTCTGTTAGACGAAGTAAAACCTGCTTGTGAACCCCTGGGCCGGCATAACAAGTTAATTTTTGCCCCCGGCTTACTGGGGGGGAGCAAAGTGCCAAGTTCCGGCAGAATTTCTATTGGCGGGAAAAGCCCGCTCACCGGAGGTATTAAAGAAAGTAACGGCGGGGGAGTGGTGGGCCTAAAACTGGGCCGCTTGGGGTATAAGGCCGTTATAATTGAAGAAATTCCCCGGAACGAAGAAAAGTATCTGTTAAAAATCACCGCCGATGGAGCAGAGCTGATTCCCGCCGGAGAATATTGGGGGCTGGGTGTGTACCAAACAGCAGCCCTTTTAAGACAGCAATTTGGGGACAAGGTGGCTGTTTCTTGCATCGGTCCGGCCGGGGAAAAGAAACTGGCGGCTGCCGGCATCGCCAATACCGATACCAATGGTGTGCCCAGTCGTTACAGCGGGCGTGGCGGCCTGGGGGCTGTCATGGGGGCCAAGGGGATCAAGGCCGTAATTATTGATGATAGCAACAGCGGAGCGGGGGAACCGGCCAATCCCGAGCAATATAAAGAAGCCCTGCAGCAATACAGCCGGATCTTAAAAGAGTCCCCGGTCATAAAAACTTATACAGACTATGGAACCGCCGCTATGGTGCAGGTTACCAATGCCATAGGCGGGTTACCCACCCGTAACTTTACCACAGGCCATTTTGAAGGAGCAGAAAAAATCAGTGGGGAGGCCCTGAGGGAAACCATCCTGTCACGTCAGGGAAAGACCAGGCACAACTGTATGCCGGGTTGTTTAATTGGTTGTTCTAATGTTTATGTAGATGCCGCAGGGAAGGAAATTGTATCACCCCTGGAATACGAAACCATTGCCCTGATGGGTTCCAACCTGGACATTCATGACTTGGATGCCATTGCCCGACTTAACTATTTGTGTAACGATTACGGACTGGATACCATTGAAACAGGTGCTGCCCTGGGGGTGGCGATGGCCGGTGGAGTAATCCCCTTTGGTGATAAACAGGGGGCTATTAATTTGGTGCATGAAATCGGCAAGGGAACCATCCTGGGCCGGGTCTTAGGTATGGGTGCCCAAATTGCCGGTAAAGTGCTTGGGGTTATCAATGTTCCGGCGGTAAAAGGTCAGGCTATGGCTGCCTATGACCCGCGGGCCATCAAAGGGGTGGGCGTGACCTATGCCACTTCTCCTATGGGGGCGGATCATACCGCCGGTAACACCGTCAGGAACCAGGTTGACCATCATTCGGCCCAAGGGCAGGTGGAGTTATCTGCTAAATCCCAGTACACTGTACCTGTCTATGATGCTTTGGGGCTGTGCCTGTTCACCTCAGCAGGCATAGGAGCCTCTCCCGAGGTGTTGTGCCAGCTGGTTAATGCCCAGTTAGGGACGGATTTTACCCCGGAAACGCTGTTTAAAATGGCGGCAGATACAGTTAAGTGGGAGCGAGAGTTTAACCAGCAAGCCGGCTTCACCAAGTATGACGACCGGCTGCCGGAATATTTCTATGAAACTCCTAACCCCGCCACCAATACTGTTTTTGATGTCAGCGATGAAGAAATGGACCAAGTCCATAAGTAG
- the pdxA gene encoding 4-hydroxythreonine-4-phosphate dehydrogenase PdxA, producing MNRPVIGIPLGDPAGVGPEIVVKAMANEEIYQVCRPVVIGDQGTVQQAMKFCGLNLGINAIDQPAQGTYQFGTIDLIDLANVDLNKLQLGKVQAMAGQAAFDYIKKTVELAMNGSIDAMATTPINKEALKAAGINYIGHTEILGDLSGSHDPLTMFQVFDLRVFFLTRHVSLRQACDLVTKERVLDYLIRCTEALARLGINNPKFAVAGLNPHSGEHGLFGDEEEKHIVPAINEARARGLNVVGPVPADAVFYFGLKGAYDAVLSLYHDQGHIATKMVDFERTVSVTNGLPFLRTSVDHGTAFDIAGTGKASSVSMEEAIKLAVRYAPNFRKA from the coding sequence GTGAACAGACCTGTGATTGGTATACCTTTGGGGGACCCGGCCGGGGTGGGACCGGAAATAGTGGTGAAGGCCATGGCCAATGAAGAGATTTACCAAGTCTGCCGCCCGGTGGTGATAGGTGATCAGGGCACCGTGCAGCAGGCCATGAAATTTTGCGGACTAAATCTAGGTATTAATGCTATTGACCAGCCTGCCCAGGGAACTTATCAGTTTGGTACCATCGACTTGATTGATCTGGCCAACGTAGACCTGAACAAGTTGCAACTGGGTAAGGTGCAGGCCATGGCCGGACAAGCAGCCTTTGATTATATTAAGAAAACGGTGGAACTGGCCATGAACGGCAGCATTGATGCCATGGCCACCACCCCTATTAATAAAGAAGCATTAAAGGCGGCCGGCATTAATTATATTGGCCATACCGAGATATTGGGAGATTTATCCGGCAGCCATGACCCGTTAACTATGTTCCAGGTGTTTGATTTACGGGTATTCTTCCTGACCCGTCACGTATCTTTACGCCAGGCCTGTGATTTGGTGACCAAGGAAAGGGTGTTGGATTACCTGATTCGCTGTACCGAGGCCCTGGCCCGCTTAGGTATTAATAACCCCAAGTTTGCCGTGGCGGGCTTAAACCCCCATAGCGGGGAACACGGTCTATTTGGCGATGAAGAGGAAAAGCATATCGTGCCGGCCATTAACGAAGCCCGGGCCAGGGGCCTCAATGTGGTTGGCCCGGTACCGGCCGATGCTGTTTTTTACTTTGGGTTAAAGGGTGCCTATGACGCGGTTTTATCCCTTTATCACGATCAGGGCCATATCGCTACTAAAATGGTGGATTTTGAACGCACAGTATCAGTTACCAATGGGTTACCCTTTTTACGCACCTCGGTGGATCATGGTACCGCCTTTGATATTGCCGGTACCGGCAAAGCCAGTTCTGTCAGTATGGAAGAGGCTATTAAACTGGCTGTACGTTATGCTCCTAATTTTCGTAAAGCCTAA
- a CDS encoding four-carbon acid sugar kinase family protein — MNKVVIIADDLTGANATGVLLARKGYRTGTFLRLEALTREQYEDYEVISINTDSRAIPAAEAYQRVFNTAQTMAALGVSLFSKRIDSTLRGNLGAEIDAVLDVLEADTMAVVVAAFPNSGRVTIGDYLMVNSVPLEKTDAARDPKTPVNMSVVSRLVARQSKHQVGHLGLGTVLQGAEAIQADLLQHYQAGNRIVVVDAATQDDLDAIARGVYQAGIKVVAVDPGPFTEALAQYFLPEPKRYPSQKVLMVVGSVTPLTRQQLKEVELHFDTFFVYADARALIDPQTVETEINRVTGALVEKINQHHVLGIRTIKEEGDILDLSGIASQQGITEDEVAQRIAAGLARIAGKVLEQSSGALGALYTSGGDVTVAVCKELDALGVQVKDEVLPLAAYGRLIGGAYHNTPIVTKGGLVGDQTAIGQCIEYLLTKVSTNVVEI, encoded by the coding sequence ATGAATAAGGTTGTGATTATTGCCGATGACCTCACCGGAGCCAATGCCACCGGTGTATTGTTGGCCAGAAAGGGTTACCGCACCGGTACCTTTCTCCGCCTGGAAGCCTTAACGCGGGAACAATATGAGGATTACGAAGTGATTTCTATTAACACGGACAGCCGGGCCATACCCGCTGCCGAGGCTTATCAAAGGGTCTTTAACACTGCCCAAACCATGGCCGCGCTGGGTGTCAGCTTGTTTAGCAAACGTATTGACAGCACCCTGCGGGGTAACCTGGGGGCGGAAATTGATGCGGTGTTGGATGTTTTAGAAGCGGACACCATGGCGGTAGTGGTGGCAGCCTTTCCTAATTCCGGACGGGTAACCATTGGTGACTACTTGATGGTCAATTCGGTGCCCCTGGAAAAAACCGATGCCGCCCGGGACCCCAAAACCCCGGTAAATATGTCGGTGGTTTCCCGCCTGGTGGCCCGGCAGTCCAAGCATCAGGTGGGCCACTTAGGGTTGGGTACTGTGCTGCAGGGTGCAGAGGCGATCCAGGCTGATCTATTGCAGCATTATCAAGCAGGTAACAGGATAGTGGTGGTTGATGCAGCCACCCAGGACGACCTGGATGCCATTGCCAGGGGGGTTTACCAGGCGGGAATTAAAGTGGTGGCGGTGGATCCCGGGCCCTTTACCGAGGCCCTGGCCCAATATTTTCTGCCGGAACCAAAGAGGTATCCCAGCCAAAAGGTATTGATGGTGGTTGGTAGTGTCACTCCGTTAACCAGACAACAGTTAAAGGAAGTTGAACTGCATTTTGATACGTTTTTTGTCTACGCGGATGCCCGTGCCCTTATTGACCCGCAGACAGTTGAAACCGAGATAAACCGGGTGACAGGGGCCCTGGTGGAGAAGATTAACCAACACCATGTACTGGGTATCCGGACCATCAAAGAGGAAGGAGACATTTTAGATCTCAGCGGTATTGCATCCCAACAGGGTATTACCGAGGATGAAGTGGCCCAGAGAATTGCCGCAGGTTTGGCCCGGATTGCCGGAAAAGTTCTGGAGCAAAGTAGCGGTGCCCTGGGGGCACTTTATACCAGCGGCGGTGATGTTACAGTGGCTGTTTGTAAGGAATTGGATGCCCTGGGTGTGCAGGTTAAAGATGAAGTGCTGCCTTTGGCTGCCTATGGTCGGCTCATTGGAGGTGCTTATCATAACACTCCCATTGTGACCAAAGGGGGATTGGTGGGGGATCAGACCGCCATTGGCCAGTGTATTGAGTATTTGCTAACTAAGGTATCTACCAATGTAGTAGAAATCTAA